One stretch of Arachis hypogaea cultivar Tifrunner chromosome 20, arahy.Tifrunner.gnm2.J5K5, whole genome shotgun sequence DNA includes these proteins:
- the LOC112783392 gene encoding putative phospholipid-transporting ATPase 9 — MRHHFSRIHAFSCGKASIIRDNEEHSLLGGPGFSRIVYCNGAEGSGNLELNYGDNYVSTTKYTLATFLPKSLFEQFRRVANFYFLVCAILSFFPVSPYSAVSNVVPLVVVVSATMGKEAVEDWRRFKQDVEMNNRRVKVHNGEGDFDHSKWRDLRVGDIVKVEKDEFFPADLILLSSSYDEAICYVETMNLDGETNLKLKQALEETSKLQEDSNFQNFSATIKCEDPNANLYSFVGSLELDDQQYPLSPQQLLLRDSKLRNTDFIYGVVIFTGHDTKVMQNSTDPPSKRSNVERRMDKIIYFLFLILFLISFIGSIFFGIATREDLENGRMKRWYLRPDDTSIYYDPKKAPIGATLHFLTALMLYSYLIPISLYVSIEIVKVLQSIFINQDLNMYYEETDQPAHARTSNLNEELGQVDTILSDKTGTLTCNSMEFIKCSIAGVAYGQGVTEVERAMARRKGLELTEDDNVANSEAKSSIKGFNFMDERIMNGNWYKEPHAYVIQKFLRLLAVCHTAIPEVDEETGKVSYEAESPDEAAFVIAARELGFEFYERTQSSIMLRELNSVSGKITERDYQLLNILEFTSARKRMSVIVRDEEGKLLLLSKGADSVMFERLAKNGREFEEKTKQHINEYADAGLRTLILAYRELDEDEYNQFNKEFMEAKNLVSADREQVIEEISKKIEKDLILLGATAVEDKLQNGVPECIDKLAQAGIKLWVLTGDKMETAINIGYACSLLRQGMKQIIISSDTPEAKSLEKAEDKSAADAAIKEIVLRQLREGEALLSSSNENSEAIALIIDGKSLTHALDDDVMDLFLELAIGCASVICCRSSPKQKALVTRLVKTKTGSTTLAIGDGANDVGMLQEADIGIGISGVEGMQAVMSSDIAIAQFRFLERLLLVHGHWCYRRISSMICYFFYKNIAFGLTLFFYEIYASFSGEAAYNDWFLSLYNVFFTSLPVIALGVFDQDVSAKLCLKFPLLYQEGVQNVLFSWKRILGWAFNGVLNATLIFFFCVKAIEYQAFRKGGEVAGLQELGATMYTCVVWVVNCQMALSINYFTYIQHIFIWGGILLWYLFLLAYGAMDPTLSTTAYKVFVEACAPAPSYWLITLLVLVTSLLPYFIYASIQMRFYPMFHQMIQWIRSDGQATDPEYVNVVRQRSIRHTTVGFTARFQASQRLEASKRLQV, encoded by the exons ATGAGGCACCACTTCAGCAGGATCCATGCATTTTCTTGTGGGAAAGCTTCAATAATCAGAGATAATGAAGAACATTCACTCCTAGGAGGccctggattctcaagaatagtATATTGCAATGGTGCTGAGGGAAGTGGTAATTTAGAACTCAACTATGGTGATAATTATGTCAGCACAACTAAGTACACACTTGCAACTTTTCTACCCAAATCATTGTTTGAACAGTTTAGAAGGGTGGCCAATTTCTACTTCCTTGTTTGTGCTATATTGTCTTTCTTCCCTGTTTCGCCTTATTCGGCTGTTAGCAATGTTGTTCCTCTTGTGGTTGTGGTTTCTGCTACAATGGGGAAAGAGGCTGTTGAGGATTGGAGGAGGTTCAAGCAG GATGTTGAGATGAACAACAGAAGAGTTAAAGTTCACAATGGAGAAGGTGATTTTGATCATTCCAAATGGAGGGATTTGAGAGTTGGAGACATAGTAAAAGTGGAAAAAGATGAATTTTTTCCTGCTGATCTCATCTTACTTTCATCGAGCTATGACGAAGCGATTTGTTATGTTGAGACCATGAATCTTGATGGAGAAACAAATCTTAAACTGAAACAAGCACTGGAAGAAACTTCAAAGTTGCAAGAAGACTCAAACTTCCAAAATTTCAGTGCTACCATCAAATGTGAAGACCCGAATGCGAATTTGTACTCTTTTGTTGGAAGCCTGGAGCTTGATGATCAACAGTATCCTCTTTCACCTCAGCAGCTACTGCTTCGGGACTCAAAGCTCAGGAACACAGATTTTATCTATGGTGTGGTTATTTTCACAGGTCATGATACAAAAGTTATGCAGAATTCGACAGATCCTCCTTCCAAGAGAAGCAATGTTGAGAGAAGAATGGATAAGATAATCTACTTCTTGTTCCTTATCTTgtttttgatttcttttattggcTCAATTTTCTTTGGGATTGCAACAAGGGAAGACTTAGAAAATGGAAGAATGAAGAGATGGTACCTTAGACCCGATGATACTTCGATCTACTATGATCCAAAGAAAGCACCAATTGGAGCAACTCTGCATTTCTTGACTGCACTAATGCTTTATAGTTACTTGATTCCAATTTCTTTGTATGTCTCCATTGAAATTGTCAAAGTTCTTCAAAGCATTTTCATCAACCAGGACTTGAACATGTATTATGAGGAAACTGACCAGCCAGCACATGCTCGAACCTCGAATTTGAATGAAGAACTAGGCCAAGTCGATACGATACTTTCGGATAAAACAGGAACTTTGACCTGCAATTCTATGGAGTTTATCAAGTGTTCTATCGCCGGGGTCGCCTATGGACAGGGTGTTACTGAAGTGGAGAGAGCTATGGCTAGGAGAAAAGGTCTAGAGTTGACTGAAGATGACAATGTTGCAAATTCTGAAGCAAAATCATCAATTAAAGGTTTCAACTTTATGGATGAAAGGATCATGAATGGAAATTGGTATAAAGAACCTCATGCCTATGTAATACAGAAATTCTTGCGCTTGTTGGCTGTATGCCATACTGCAATACCTGAAGTTGATGAAGAAACCGGTAAAGTTTCGTATGAAGCCGAGTCACCGGATGAGGCAGCTTTTGTTATAGCTGCTAGAGAACTTGGATTTGAGTTTTATGAAAGGACACAGTCAAGTATTATGCTGCGCGAGCTCAATTCCGTATCAGGCAAGATTACTGAAAG GGACTACCAGCTTTTGAATATATTGGAGTTTACTAGTGCAAGAAAGAGGATGTCGGTCATAGTGAGAGATGAGGAGGGTAAACTACTACTACTTAGCAAAGGCGCTGACAG TGTCATGTTCGAACGACTTGCAAAGAATGGAAGGGAGTTTGAAGAGAAGACTAAGCAGCACATTAATGAATATGCTGATGCTGGTTTGAGGACCTTGATACTTGCATATCGTGAACTCGATGAGGATGAATACAATCAATTTAATAAAGAATTCATGGAAGCCAAGAACTTGGTGAGTGCGGATCGAGAGCAGGTAATAGAGGAAATATCCAAaaagattgagaaggatttgattcTTCTTGGTGCCACTGCAGTTGAAGACAAACTTCAAAATGGG GTTCCTGAATGCATTGACAAGCTAGCACAGGCAGGCATTAAGCTATGGGTTTTAACTGGTGACAAAATGGAGACAGCAATCAACATCGG GTATGCTTGTAGTTTACTCAGACAAGGAATGAAGCAAATTATAATTAGCTCGGACACTCCAGAGGCAAAATCGTTGGAGAAAGCGGAGGACAAATCTGCTGCGGATGCG GCAATCAAGGAAATCGTTCTTCGACAATTAAGGGAAGGAGAGGCATTACTTTCTTCATCTAATGAAAACTCCGAGGCCATTGCTCTGATCATCGACGGGAAGTCACTCACACACGCTCTAGATGATGATGTTATGGACTTGTTTCTGGAACTCGCCATCGGCTGTGCATCGGTTATATGCTGCCGGTCATCTCCTAAACAGAAAGCACTT GTAACTAGACTAGTTAAGACTAAAACTGGTAGTACAACTCTAGCAATTGGTGATGGGGCAAATGATGTTGGAATGCTCCAAGAAGCAGATATTGGGATCGGTATCAGTGGTGTCGAAGGAATGCAG GCAGTTATGTCAAGTGATATTGCAATTGCACAGTTCCGGTTTCTAGAGCGCTTACTTCTAGTGCATGGACATTGGTGTTACAGAAGAATCTCATCAATG ATCTGCTACTTTTTTTACAAGAACATTGCCTTTGGCCTCACTCTTTTCTTCTATGAGATCTATGCCTCGTTCTCGGGTGAAGCTGCATATAATGATTGGTTCCTGTCATTATATAATGTGTTCTTCACTTCTCTTCCTGTTATTGCCTTGGGAGTATTTGATCAAGATGTCTCTGCCAAATTATGCCTCAAG TTCCCACTGCTATATCAAGAAGGTGTACAAAACGTCCTGTTTAGCTGGAAACGAATCCTCGGCTGGGCCTTCAACGGAGTCTTAAACGCTACACTGATATTCTTCTTCTGCGTCAAGGCAATCGAGTATCAGGCATTCCGAAAAGGTGGTGAAGTCGCCGGGCTCCAAGAACTTGGAGCCACAATGTACACTTGTGTAGTTTGGGTTGTTAATTGCCAAATGGCATTATCCATAAATTACTTCACCTACATTCAACACATTTTCATTTGGGGTGGCATTCTTTTGTGGTATTTATTCCTCTTAGCATATGGTGCCATGGATCCTACTCTTTCAACCACTGCATATAAGGTCTTTGTTGAGGCTTGTGCTCCGGCACCATCTTACTGGCTCATCACTCTTCTTGTTCTCGTCACTTCGCTCCTTCCTTATTTCATCTACGCATCGATCCAAATGCGGTTCTACCCTATGTTCCATCAGATGATACAGTGGATAAGGAGTGATGGCCAAGCAACTGACCCCGAATATGTTAATGTTGTCCGGCAGAGGTCGATAAGACACACGACAGTTGGCTTCACTGCCCGTTTCCAGGCGTCCCAACGGCTTGAAGCCTCGAAACGTCTTCAAGTCTGA
- the LOC112786329 gene encoding aspartic proteinase nepenthesin-2-like, whose amino-acid sequence MRIPLSISSSTSTPQLSPIPKISIPLYHSKMLKPQMGAIVDTYPIDDSYALFLWIGTPVQIAFVQMDLGSPITWTQCDPCSNCYPMQRSPFNTKESSTFRELGCYSETCLDPRMKELLGNCTSWTCRYNVNYGKESSSFGTMVIDTLNFERSNNELKEFIMGCGDSYEGPYRAQLSGVLGLGRGPLSLQSQLNAKAFSFCLVNFGSQTASTLEFYDRAPQIDKHGLGNNSIIMVPLRENSGYPNYYFLQFVGISINGFMLDVKSSVWGYGLNYDGGVILDIGSIATYLPSEAYNVFKLEIQKVDHNLTREHAHEDLELCYKDDSFNVYPSIALHFENGNVAGENFVSFNMNNDQTLLRVDEGTVCLSFVEGKDSNLTVIGSNQLQGTQLMIDLVKEILIFTHNKC is encoded by the coding sequence atgagaATTCCTCTATCCATATCATCCTCTACTTCTACTCCACAACTCTCTCCAATTCCCAAAATTAGCATCCCACTATACCATAGTAAAATGCTCAAGCCTCAAATGGGTGCTATAGTAGATACATACCCTATTGATGATTCCTATGCACTATTCTTGTGGATTGGAACTCCAGTTCAAATTGCGTTTGTTCAAATGGACCTAGGGAGCCCAATCACTTGGACCCAATGTGACCCTTGTAGCAATTGTTACCCAATGCAACGCTCTCCCTTCAATACCAAAGAATCAAGTACTTTTAGAGAACTTGGTTGTTACTCTGAGACATGCTTGGACCCAAGGATGAAGGAGCTTTTGGGAAATTGCACCTCATGGACATGTAGGTATAATGTGAATTATGGTAAGGAATCTAGCTCCTTTGGAACTATGGTAATTGACACATTAAATTTTGAGCGTTCTAATaatgaattgaaggaattcataaTGGGGTGTGGTGATTCTTATGAGGGCCCATATAGGGCCCAATTATCAGGTGTTTTGGGCCTTGGAAGGGGCCCACTTTCTTTGCAAAGCCAACTCAATGCAAAGGCATTCTCTTTTTGCCTTGTGAATTTTGGATCACAAACAGCCTCAACACTTGAATTTTATGATAGGGCACCACAAATAGATAAACATGGCCTTGGTAACAATTCCATCATCATGGTCCCTTTGAGAGAGAATAGTGGGTACCCTAATTATTACTTTTTGCAATTTGTTGGTATAAGCATTAATGGGTTTATGCTAGATGTGAAATCTAGTGTTTGGGGCTATGGTCTTAATTATGATGGTGGGGTTATCTTGGATATAGGATCAATCGCAACATATTTACCTAGTGAAGCATATAATGTGTTCAAGTTAGAGATACAAAAAGTTGATCACAACCTTACAAGGGAGCATGCGCATGAAGACCTAGAACTTTGTTATAAGGATGATTCATTTAATGTGTATCCTTCAATTGCATTGCACTTTGAAAATGGCAATGTTGCAGGTGAAAATTTTGTGTCCTTCAACATGAACAATGACCAAACGTTGTTAAGGGTAGACGAAGGTACAGTTTGCCTATCATTTGTAGAAGGAAAAGATTCTAATCTTACAGTTATTGGCAGTAACCAACTTCAGGGAACACAACTAATGATTGATCTAGTTAAAGAGATCCTTATCTTCACACATAACAAGTGCTAA
- the LOC112783170 gene encoding DEAD-box ATP-dependent RNA helicase 27: MTEPELNHAEDQSNNNKKLRKRKRPRKAQQEARNSADDEDQEQEQHNDANNTDEVEEEEKREEKNVIPGVESGIMSSVPFDSLELSDPTSKAIMDMGFNRMTQIQARAIPELLKGKDVLGAARTGSGKTLAFLIPAVELLYNAEFKPRNGTAVIVICPTRELAIQTHAVAKELLKYHSQTLGLVIGGSGRKREADRIISGVNLLVATPGRLLDHLQNTKGFIYKNLKCLIIDEADRILEANFEEEMKQIINILPKTRQTALFSATQTKKVKDLARMSFQTTPSNIDVDDGRKKVTNEGLQQGYVVVPCAKRFVVLYSFLRRHQSKKVMVFFSSCNSVKFHADLLKCAGLDCLNIHGKQKQHARTTTFFNFCKAEKGILLCTDVAARGLDIPDVDWIVQYDPPDEPKEYIHRVGRTARGEGAKGNALLFLIEEELQFLRYLKAAKIPMKEYVFEHKKLANIQSQLEKLVAGIYHLNVMAKDAYRSFILAYNAHTMKDIFNVHRLDLQAVAASFCFSNPPKVNLNLDSSASKHRRKIRKVEGRLSDGKTK; this comes from the exons ATGACGGAACCGGAGCTCAACCATGCGGAGGACCAATCAAACAACAACAAGAAGCTCCGCAAAAGGAAAAGGCCTCGCAAAGCCCAACAAGAAGCTCGCAATTCCGCCGATGATGAAGACCAAGAACAAGAGCAGCACAACGACGCTAACAACACCgatgaagtagaagaagaagaaaaaagagaagagaaaaatgtGATACCTGGCGTTGAATCTGGAATCATGAGTTCCGTTCCATTCGATTCTCTTGAACTCTCTGATCCCACTTCCAAGGCTATTATGGACATGGGTTTCAATCGAATGACTCAG ATTCAAGCGAGAGCTATTCCTGAGCTTTTGAAAGGGAAAGATGTTCTTGGTGCCGCGAGGACTGGTTCTGGGAAAACCCTTGCATTTTTAATCCCGGCTGTGGAATTGTTGTACAATGCCGAGTTTAAACCTCGCAATGGAACCGCCGTTATTGTCATATGTCCAACTAGAGAGCTTGCAATTCAG acaCATGCGGTGGCAAAGGAATTGCTCAAGTATCATTCACAAACTCTTGGATTAGTTATTGGGGGATCAGGTAGAAAACGAGAAGCTGATCGCATTATTTCTGGGGTAAATCTGTTGGTGGCCACACCTGGTCGCCTACTTGATCACCTTCAAAATACAAAGGGATTCATATACAAAAATTTGAAG TGCCTCATTATTGATGAAGCTGACAGGATATTAGAAGCAAACTTTGAGGAGGAAATGAAGCAGATCATTAATATACTTCCAAAG ACTAGGCAAACAGCTTTGTTTTCAGCTACGCAAACAAAGAAG GTTAAGGATCTTGCCCGTATGTCATTTCAGACAACTCCTTCCAATATTGATGTAGATGATGGGAGAAAAAAG GTCACAAATGAAGGATTGCAGCAAGGCTATGTTGTTGTTCCATGTGCTAAGCGTTTTGTTGTTCTATATTCATTCTTGAGGAGGCATCAATCGAAAAAAGTGATGGTCTTTTTCTCTTCATGCAACTCTGTCAAATTCCATGCAGATCTTCTCAAGTGTGCTGGATTGGATTGCTTAAATATTCATGGAAAACAAAAGCAGCATGCCCGAACAACTAcattctttaatttctgcaaagcaGAAAAGGGGATATTGCTTTGTACTGATGTTGCTGCTCGTGGACTTGACATACCTGATGTG GACTGGATTGTGCAGTATGATCCACCTGATGAGCCAAAG GAATATATCCATAGGGTTGGTAGAACAGCTCGTGGGGAAGGTGCCAAAGGAAATGCTTTGCTTTTTCTGATTGAGGAAGAATTGCAATTTCTTCGCTATCTTAAG GCAGCGAAGATCCCTATGAAAGAGTATGTATTTGAACACAAGAAGCTTGCGAATATACAGTCTCAACTG GAAAAGTTGGTTGCGGGGATCTATCATTTGAATGTTATGGCTAAAGACGCGTATAGGTCATTTATATTAGCATATAATGCCCACACCATGAAGGATATATTCAATGTTCACCGCCTTGATCTACAG GCCGTTGCTGCTTCGTTCTGTTTTTCAAACCCGCCGAAGGTGAATCTGAACTTAGACAGCAGTGCTTCAAAGCATAGGAGGAAAATACGCAAAGTGGAAGGAAGATTAAGCGATGGAAAGACAAAATAA